A part of Agromyces protaetiae genomic DNA contains:
- a CDS encoding NAD-dependent epimerase/dehydratase family protein, producing the protein MPRSLVIGANGFIGVHLVEGLRRAGHEVTAFDRFSAGPRFGVDGVRIVRGEFLDRSALAGALDGQDFVFHFVSTTTPATAEGDPTLDVRTNIAQSVDLLTLAVEARVRHVYFASTGGAVYGPQGRDSYAEDTPALPVSPYAIGKLTIEHYLRYFRHKHGLQSTALRISNPYGPGQHARRGQGLIPIALDRIIRDEEVVQFGDGSMIRDYLYVEDLVAMILRIVAAPIREHEVYNLGSGVGQSVSETLATLREVTGIDFPVRVVPVPTTFVDRVVLDTARFRREFGELELMPFEEGVRRTYEEARDAR; encoded by the coding sequence GTGCCTAGGTCGCTCGTCATCGGTGCCAACGGCTTCATCGGGGTCCACCTCGTCGAAGGTCTCCGTCGAGCCGGTCACGAGGTGACCGCGTTCGATCGGTTCAGTGCGGGCCCCCGATTCGGCGTCGACGGGGTGCGCATCGTCCGCGGCGAATTCCTCGACCGGTCGGCCTTGGCCGGGGCCCTGGACGGTCAGGACTTCGTCTTCCACTTCGTCTCGACGACGACGCCCGCGACCGCCGAGGGCGATCCCACGCTCGACGTTCGCACGAACATCGCGCAGTCGGTGGATCTCCTGACCCTCGCGGTCGAGGCCCGCGTCCGGCATGTGTACTTCGCCTCCACGGGGGGTGCCGTCTACGGACCCCAAGGACGCGATAGCTACGCCGAGGACACTCCGGCACTCCCCGTCTCGCCCTACGCGATCGGCAAGCTCACGATCGAGCACTACCTTCGGTACTTCCGGCATAAGCACGGGCTCCAATCCACCGCCTTGAGGATCTCGAACCCGTACGGGCCGGGGCAGCACGCGAGGCGCGGTCAAGGTCTCATCCCGATTGCGCTCGACCGGATCATCCGCGATGAAGAGGTCGTGCAGTTCGGCGACGGTAGCATGATCCGCGACTACCTCTACGTCGAAGACCTCGTCGCAATGATCCTGCGGATCGTGGCGGCGCCCATACGGGAGCACGAGGTCTACAACCTCGGTAGCGGGGTGGGGCAGAGCGTTTCCGAGACGCTTGCGACGCTCCGTGAAGTGACGGGGATCGACTTCCCGGTGCGCGTCGTCCCCGTGCCGACGACGTTCGTCGACCGGGTCGTGCTCGACACTGCTCGTTTCCGTCGCGAGTTCGGCGAGCTCGAGCTCATGCCGTTCGAGGAGGGCGTGAGGCGGACCTACGAGGAGGCTCGCGATGCCCGCTGA
- a CDS encoding ABC transporter permease, whose product MREIWQYRELLGRLVKREVKVRYKDSSLGIVWSLFRPLVQLLIYYFAIGQVLGAARSVPDFGIFVFIGLTMWALFSEIISTSTTSIVANAGLVKKVYLPREIFP is encoded by the coding sequence GTGCGGGAGATCTGGCAGTACCGCGAGCTACTCGGCCGCCTCGTCAAGCGCGAGGTGAAGGTTCGGTACAAAGACAGTTCGCTCGGCATTGTGTGGAGCCTCTTCCGCCCGCTCGTGCAGCTTCTCATCTACTACTTCGCAATCGGACAAGTGCTCGGCGCGGCGCGCTCCGTGCCCGACTTCGGCATCTTCGTCTTCATCGGACTCACGATGTGGGCCCTCTTCAGCGAGATCATCTCGACGTCGACGACCTCGATCGTCGCGAACGCGGGCCTCGTTAAGAAGGTCTACCTACCCCGCGAGATATTCCCCTAG
- a CDS encoding ABC transporter permease, whose protein sequence is MNFAIQFGVLLLGILFLSRFEFGWNLLYAPAAVLVILVYGTALSFVLSALNVYLRDVQHFTEIFILVFFWVSPIVYAFTFVHNALKGGWLEELYLANPITLAIIGAQKALWPAGSETVDGVTQAWPDHLDLRMLVAFLIGLVLLWLSHRLFARIQGDFAQEL, encoded by the coding sequence GTGAACTTCGCGATCCAGTTCGGCGTGCTCCTCCTCGGCATCCTCTTCCTCAGCCGCTTCGAGTTCGGCTGGAACCTGCTCTACGCACCCGCCGCAGTCCTCGTGATCCTCGTCTACGGCACCGCCCTGAGCTTCGTCCTTTCGGCATTGAACGTCTACCTCCGCGACGTGCAGCACTTCACCGAGATCTTCATTCTGGTCTTCTTTTGGGTGTCTCCGATCGTGTACGCGTTCACGTTCGTGCACAATGCGCTGAAGGGCGGATGGCTCGAGGAGCTCTATCTGGCGAACCCCATCACGCTCGCAATCATCGGCGCGCAGAAGGCCCTGTGGCCCGCAGGCTCCGAAACGGTCGACGGCGTCACCCAGGCGTGGCCCGACCACCTCGACCTCCGCATGCTCGTCGCGTTCCTGATCGGGCTCGTCCTGCTCTGGCTTTCGCACCGTCTCTTCGCCCGTATCCAGGGCGACTTCGCTCAGGAGCTCTGA
- a CDS encoding glycosyltransferase family 2 protein has protein sequence MTFDSTSPRGRVLVVLACAFEPAEMDRLVRSASGSSLIDVDFAELAPGGSVAEAVNAATTGGDIDAVAVVTAPGEFVRLELERALVLVSSEGGPVAVYGDTFVGHDGVLLQRPQPDPERLRCQYYFGPVVVWSARALAGIGGFRTDVPGAEAHEAALRAGRERLEIVNLRGGLFRTGSDAILLDDVALESVRRVLEEDLAATGGGVVLEVSADGVHRTRRLVVGEPLVSIVIPTRGIWSGTRDGKPHGFVVEAVRSIVERSTYRNFELVIVIDHVAEPAVVDELRALAGDRLVLVDWNAPFNFSSKVNLGAVHARGEYLLLLNDDVEVISPDWLEAMLSLAQLDGAGMVGAMLYYEDDTIQHAGHAYYNGDASHIGLDVPRGEAGPLGGFRVEREVAGVTAACALMPTAVYHEVGGLSDLLPGAFNDVDLCMKTTWLGHRIYWTPRAELYHFESRTRDASVRAFEVEVAWGRWGFRMHQPEFWPYPLDRQPS, from the coding sequence ATGACCTTCGACTCTACGAGCCCGCGCGGCCGCGTGCTCGTCGTACTCGCGTGCGCGTTCGAGCCTGCCGAGATGGATAGGCTCGTGCGCTCCGCGTCCGGCTCCTCGCTCATCGACGTCGACTTCGCGGAGCTTGCGCCCGGCGGCTCTGTCGCCGAAGCCGTGAACGCCGCGACTACGGGCGGCGACATTGACGCGGTCGCCGTTGTGACGGCTCCCGGCGAGTTCGTTCGACTCGAACTCGAGCGGGCGCTCGTGCTCGTGTCGAGCGAGGGCGGGCCCGTCGCCGTGTATGGCGACACGTTCGTCGGTCACGACGGTGTCCTGCTCCAGCGTCCGCAGCCAGACCCCGAGCGACTTCGCTGCCAGTACTACTTCGGTCCGGTCGTCGTCTGGTCGGCGCGTGCGCTCGCGGGCATCGGCGGGTTCCGCACCGATGTCCCCGGTGCTGAAGCGCATGAGGCCGCCCTCCGCGCCGGCCGCGAACGACTCGAGATCGTGAATCTGCGCGGCGGACTCTTCCGCACCGGTTCCGATGCGATCTTGCTCGACGATGTCGCGCTCGAGTCGGTCCGCCGCGTCCTCGAAGAGGACCTCGCGGCGACCGGAGGGGGAGTGGTGCTCGAGGTCTCCGCCGACGGAGTGCACCGTACGCGTCGCCTGGTCGTGGGCGAGCCGCTCGTGTCGATTGTGATACCGACCCGCGGCATTTGGAGCGGAACGCGCGACGGAAAGCCCCACGGTTTCGTCGTCGAAGCGGTGCGGAGCATCGTCGAACGCTCGACCTACCGCAACTTCGAGCTCGTCATCGTGATCGACCATGTGGCCGAGCCCGCCGTCGTCGATGAGCTTCGCGCTTTGGCGGGCGATCGTCTCGTCCTTGTCGACTGGAATGCGCCGTTCAACTTCTCCTCCAAGGTCAATCTTGGCGCCGTGCACGCCCGCGGCGAGTACCTCCTCCTGCTCAACGACGACGTCGAGGTGATCTCGCCGGACTGGCTCGAAGCGATGCTGAGTCTGGCTCAGCTCGACGGGGCGGGCATGGTCGGTGCGATGCTCTACTACGAGGACGACACCATCCAGCATGCCGGGCACGCGTACTACAACGGCGACGCTTCCCACATCGGCCTCGACGTTCCGCGCGGGGAGGCCGGACCGCTCGGCGGATTCCGGGTCGAGCGCGAGGTCGCGGGAGTGACGGCCGCGTGCGCGCTCATGCCGACCGCGGTCTACCACGAGGTCGGTGGCCTCTCCGATCTTCTGCCGGGGGCGTTCAACGATGTCGATCTGTGCATGAAGACGACCTGGCTTGGGCACCGCATCTACTGGACCCCTCGAGCCGAGCTCTACCACTTCGAGTCGCGTACTCGAGATGCCTCCGTGCGCGCCTTCGAGGTCGAAGTGGCCTGGGGGCGCTGGGGATTCCGCATGCACCAACCCGAGTTCTGGCCGTATCCGCTCGACCGCCAGCCGTCGTGA
- a CDS encoding ABC transporter ATP-binding protein, giving the protein MTAPTIVQIQDVSKRFVLHKHKSVKERIVNARSAREHREDFWALRDIDLDIPIGSTVGLVGHNGSGKSTLLKVIGGIIQPTTGSVKRRGRMAALLELGAGFHPDLTGRENVYMNAAILGLTQKQIDTYFDAIVDFSGIEEFIDTQVKFYSSGMYVRLAFAVAVHVDPDLLLVDEVLAVGDEPFQRKCMEKIEQFQREGRTIVVVSHSASQIGRLSDKVVVMDHGRMIFEGPPADGLRVLRFGYEEQERSQARLEGRPVTLNEDASILGISLQADGGTTEAATSGAPASLAFDYELRTAQSEPLVAGIAIETKQGEPLYGLNSGMLDLALPTSVGRHSVDFSFDSLPFGAGAYVIRGSLETAGGKSLDRLNPASEFAVADSLPGGGVVRMPVSARVRD; this is encoded by the coding sequence ATGACCGCCCCGACGATCGTTCAGATCCAGGATGTCTCCAAGCGATTCGTCCTCCACAAGCACAAGTCCGTCAAGGAGCGCATCGTCAACGCGCGCTCCGCGCGCGAGCACCGCGAAGACTTCTGGGCGCTGCGCGACATCGACCTCGATATCCCCATCGGCAGCACCGTCGGACTCGTCGGACACAACGGCTCCGGCAAGAGCACGCTCCTCAAGGTCATCGGCGGCATCATCCAACCGACGACCGGGAGTGTGAAGCGGCGCGGCCGGATGGCGGCGCTGCTCGAGCTCGGCGCGGGCTTCCACCCCGACCTCACGGGTCGCGAGAACGTCTACATGAACGCGGCGATCCTCGGACTCACGCAGAAGCAGATCGACACCTACTTCGACGCCATCGTCGATTTCTCCGGCATCGAGGAGTTCATCGACACCCAGGTGAAGTTCTACAGCTCGGGCATGTACGTGCGCCTCGCATTCGCCGTCGCCGTGCACGTCGACCCCGACCTGCTCCTCGTCGACGAGGTGCTCGCGGTCGGCGATGAGCCCTTCCAGCGCAAGTGCATGGAGAAGATCGAACAGTTCCAGCGCGAAGGCCGCACGATCGTCGTCGTGAGCCACTCCGCATCCCAGATCGGGCGGCTGAGCGACAAGGTCGTGGTCATGGATCACGGCCGGATGATCTTCGAAGGCCCACCCGCCGACGGGCTTCGGGTTCTGCGATTCGGGTACGAAGAGCAGGAGCGGAGCCAGGCCCGGCTCGAGGGCCGCCCCGTGACGTTGAACGAGGATGCCTCGATCCTCGGCATCTCCCTCCAGGCGGACGGCGGCACGACCGAGGCGGCAACGTCGGGGGCGCCCGCGTCGCTCGCGTTCGACTACGAACTTCGCACCGCCCAGTCCGAACCGCTCGTCGCCGGCATCGCGATCGAGACGAAGCAGGGCGAGCCGCTCTACGGCCTCAACAGCGGCATGCTCGACCTGGCCCTGCCGACGTCGGTCGGCCGGCATTCCGTGGACTTCTCGTTCGACTCCCTGCCGTTCGGCGCGGGCGCCTATGTCATCCGCGGGTCGCTCGAGACTGCGGGCGGGAAGTCCCTGGATCGACTGAACCCGGCTTCCGAGTTCGCGGTAGCCGACTCGCTGCCGGGCGGCGGCGTGGTGCGGATGCCGGTGAGCGCTCGCGTGCGCGACTGA
- a CDS encoding NAD-dependent epimerase/dehydratase family protein, which produces MRVLVTGAAGFIGSTTAEALLGRGHDVVGIDSFTDYYDPARKRRNAEASVAAGVRFVEGDLLTLPLDDLLADVEVVIHLAGQPGVRASWGESFDEYLQLNVHTTQRLLEASRRADITRFVYASSSSVYGQADSYPTDESMLPRPFSPYGVTKLAGEHLVSLYRENYGLPTVSFRFFTVYGPRQRPDMAFSRFFASAIAGAPVTVYGDGTQIRDFTFVGDVADALLRVSAHDGPLPPVMNLAGGSSVTVLEVLDTIAAITGRRVDIEHLPTVNGDVFRTGGVAHLARETLGWTPRTALANGLRAQFDWIVEASSTR; this is translated from the coding sequence ATGCGGGTCTTGGTCACCGGTGCCGCCGGGTTTATCGGTTCGACGACGGCGGAGGCGCTGCTGGGTCGCGGACACGACGTGGTGGGCATCGACTCGTTCACCGACTACTACGACCCGGCGCGCAAGCGCCGCAACGCCGAGGCATCCGTCGCAGCGGGCGTGCGCTTCGTCGAAGGCGATCTGCTGACGCTGCCGCTCGATGACTTGCTCGCCGACGTCGAAGTCGTGATCCACCTCGCAGGGCAGCCCGGCGTGCGCGCATCGTGGGGTGAGAGCTTCGACGAGTACCTGCAGCTCAACGTGCATACGACACAGCGCCTCCTCGAGGCGTCGAGGCGCGCCGACATCACGCGGTTCGTGTATGCATCGTCGTCGTCCGTGTACGGTCAGGCCGACTCGTATCCGACCGACGAATCGATGCTTCCGCGCCCGTTCAGCCCGTACGGCGTCACGAAACTCGCCGGCGAGCACCTCGTCTCGCTCTACCGGGAGAATTACGGTCTTCCGACCGTGAGCTTCAGGTTCTTCACGGTCTACGGGCCGCGCCAGCGGCCCGACATGGCGTTCTCGCGCTTCTTCGCGTCGGCGATCGCCGGGGCCCCAGTGACCGTCTACGGCGACGGCACGCAGATCCGCGACTTCACATTCGTCGGGGATGTCGCGGATGCGCTCTTACGGGTGAGCGCGCATGACGGCCCGCTGCCACCGGTGATGAACCTCGCCGGCGGATCAAGCGTCACTGTGCTCGAGGTGCTCGACACGATCGCCGCAATCACCGGTCGGCGGGTCGATATCGAGCACCTGCCGACCGTGAACGGCGACGTGTTCCGCACCGGCGGCGTCGCACATCTCGCGCGCGAGACGCTCGGCTGGACGCCGCGGACAGCGCTCGCCAACGGCCTCCGCGCGCAGTTCGACTGGATCGTCGAGGCGTCGTCGACCCGCTGA
- a CDS encoding glycosyltransferase family 2 protein, with protein sequence MPAPVEDRVAVVTVSYNSSRQLPEFLGSIRALDVPPAHTLIVDNASRDLDETRAAAAANGASLVELDRNLGYGGAVNAGVRGLPADIAYVLISNPDVALEPDALSTMLGVLEADERIGAVGPRILNEDGTVYPSARGIPSIRTGVGHALLVRSWPSNPWTRTYRGEREEGRRAAGWLSGSCLLVRRSAFEEVGGFDEAYFMYFEDVDLGYRLGRRGWTNLYEPSATVTHIGGLSTRAESTRMLQAHHESAIRFIGRKYSSWPFAPVRWALTVGLRTRFAIESWRAERASRRAAD encoded by the coding sequence ATGCCCGCCCCCGTCGAAGACCGTGTCGCCGTCGTGACCGTGTCGTACAACTCGAGTCGGCAGCTCCCTGAATTCCTCGGATCGATCCGCGCACTCGACGTGCCCCCGGCTCATACGCTCATCGTCGACAACGCGTCGCGCGACCTCGACGAGACCCGCGCCGCGGCCGCCGCCAACGGCGCGAGCCTCGTCGAACTCGATCGCAACCTCGGCTACGGCGGCGCCGTCAACGCGGGCGTCCGGGGCCTCCCGGCCGACATCGCGTACGTGCTGATCTCGAATCCCGACGTCGCCCTGGAGCCCGACGCCCTCTCGACGATGCTGGGCGTACTCGAGGCCGACGAGCGGATCGGCGCGGTCGGCCCCCGCATCCTCAACGAGGACGGCACGGTCTACCCGTCGGCGCGCGGCATCCCGTCGATCCGCACGGGCGTCGGCCACGCGCTCCTCGTACGTTCCTGGCCGTCGAACCCGTGGACGAGGACCTACCGCGGCGAGCGCGAAGAGGGTCGGCGCGCTGCAGGCTGGCTCTCGGGATCGTGCCTGCTCGTGCGCCGCAGCGCATTCGAGGAGGTCGGCGGGTTCGACGAGGCGTACTTCATGTACTTCGAGGACGTCGACCTCGGCTACCGCCTCGGGCGGCGCGGCTGGACGAACCTCTACGAGCCGAGTGCGACCGTGACCCACATCGGCGGGCTCTCGACGCGCGCCGAGTCGACGCGCATGCTCCAGGCGCACCACGAGAGCGCGATCCGCTTCATCGGACGGAAGTACTCCTCGTGGCCGTTCGCGCCCGTGCGCTGGGCGCTGACCGTCGGCCTGCGCACGCGATTCGCGATCGAGTCATGGCGCGCCGAGCGCGCTTCCCGACGCGCCGCCGACTGA
- a CDS encoding glycosyltransferase family A protein → MPADQNEVLATVAILTYNGEEYLEQILDALDRQQIDGEFEVLVIDSGSTDRTLEIVRARPHVRLHEIPNSEFGHGKTRNLAARLANGEFVAYLTHDAVPANESWLRELLAPFGTSERVVAVLGKQIPRPLCQPIMKYDIVHAFARFGPDYGTSYFSRGASADSEPVLAAKSFYSDVNSAARRALLLDRIPYRDVRYAEDQMFGRDVIDAGFVKAYAPRAAVVHSNDLTFEEFGHRIFDETVALRQIGTEVPRLSRATLLKHMIKGPVADVPRILRDPEYGRKRKLFWLAANPFYYVRKWRSYDRATRVDLADARSIRKGSLEHRRKTSAGDAA, encoded by the coding sequence ATGCCCGCTGATCAGAACGAGGTCCTGGCCACCGTCGCGATCCTGACCTACAACGGCGAGGAATACCTCGAACAGATCCTCGACGCGCTCGACCGGCAGCAGATCGATGGCGAGTTCGAAGTGCTCGTCATCGACTCGGGCTCGACGGACCGTACGCTCGAGATCGTCCGGGCGCGTCCGCACGTGCGGCTCCACGAGATTCCGAACAGCGAGTTCGGTCACGGAAAGACCCGCAACCTCGCCGCGCGGCTCGCGAACGGCGAGTTTGTCGCCTACCTCACCCATGACGCGGTTCCAGCGAACGAATCCTGGTTGCGCGAACTCCTGGCCCCGTTCGGCACGTCCGAACGTGTCGTCGCCGTGCTCGGCAAGCAGATTCCACGCCCGCTCTGCCAGCCGATCATGAAGTACGATATCGTCCACGCATTCGCCCGGTTCGGCCCCGATTACGGAACCTCCTACTTCTCACGCGGCGCATCCGCCGACTCAGAACCGGTGCTTGCAGCGAAGAGCTTCTACTCCGACGTGAACTCCGCGGCACGTCGCGCGCTGTTGCTCGATCGGATCCCGTACCGCGACGTGCGGTACGCCGAAGACCAGATGTTCGGCCGCGATGTCATCGATGCGGGTTTCGTGAAGGCGTACGCGCCGCGCGCCGCCGTCGTCCATTCGAATGATCTGACGTTCGAGGAGTTCGGTCATCGGATCTTCGACGAGACCGTCGCACTGCGTCAGATCGGCACGGAGGTGCCGAGGCTCTCGCGGGCAACCCTGCTGAAGCACATGATCAAGGGACCCGTTGCGGATGTCCCGCGCATCCTGCGCGACCCCGAGTACGGCCGGAAGCGAAAGCTCTTCTGGCTCGCAGCGAACCCGTTCTATTACGTGAGGAAGTGGCGTTCATACGATCGCGCGACTCGCGTCGATCTCGCCGACGCGCGATCGATCCGCAAGGGATCGCTCGAGCACCGCAGGAAGACCTCCGCGGGCGACGCAGCATGA
- a CDS encoding dTDP-4-dehydrorhamnose 3,5-epimerase family protein, with product MQIRELKIPDSYEVTPKQFGDDRGVFLEWYRFDRLEETIGHPLRLAQGNTSVSKRGVVRGIHFADVPPSQAKYVTATHGAVLDFVIDIRVGSPTFGQWDSVLLDDVDRRAIYIAEGLGHCFVALTDDATVSYLVTSTFNAEREHGIDPLDPAVGLDFGMPADELLLSPKDTAAPSLAEAEASGLLPTWAAARAYYDELNKGA from the coding sequence GTGCAGATCCGCGAACTGAAGATCCCCGACAGCTACGAGGTGACCCCGAAGCAGTTCGGCGACGATCGCGGGGTATTCCTCGAGTGGTATCGCTTCGATCGCCTCGAAGAGACCATCGGGCACCCGCTCCGGCTCGCGCAGGGCAACACCTCCGTCTCCAAGCGAGGCGTCGTCCGCGGCATCCACTTCGCCGACGTGCCGCCGAGCCAGGCGAAGTACGTCACCGCGACCCATGGCGCCGTGCTCGACTTCGTCATCGACATCCGCGTCGGCTCGCCCACCTTCGGCCAGTGGGACTCGGTGCTCCTCGACGACGTCGACCGCCGCGCGATCTACATCGCCGAAGGACTCGGTCACTGCTTCGTCGCGCTCACCGACGACGCGACCGTGAGCTACCTCGTCACCTCGACCTTCAACGCCGAGCGCGAACACGGCATCGACCCGCTCGACCCCGCCGTCGGGCTCGACTTCGGCATGCCCGCCGACGAGCTCCTGCTCTCGCCGAAAGACACGGCGGCGCCGAGTCTCGCCGAGGCCGAGGCATCCGGACTGCTGCCGACGTGGGCCGCAGCGCGCGCCTACTACGACGAACTGAACAAGGGAGCCTGA
- the rfbA gene encoding glucose-1-phosphate thymidylyltransferase RfbA, producing the protein MRGIILAGGSGTRLWPITKGISKQLMPIYDKPMVYYPLSTLMMAGIDEILIITTPEYNEQFRALLGDGSQLGIRIEYAVQPSPDGLAQAFIIGEEFIGDDSVALVLGDNIFHGTGLGSALRKNTEIDGALIFAYQVSDPTAYGVVEFDDEGHAISIEEKPAEPKSNFAVPGLYFYDNRVVEVAKTIQPSARGELEISSINDWYLQDGSLNVQSLDRGTAWLDTGTFESMMQASEYVRVIEDRQGFKIGCIEEIAWRAGWIDDARLGQLAEQYRKSGYGRYLSRLLGD; encoded by the coding sequence ATGCGCGGCATCATCCTCGCCGGCGGGTCCGGCACCAGACTCTGGCCGATCACCAAGGGCATCTCGAAGCAGCTCATGCCCATCTATGACAAGCCGATGGTCTACTACCCGCTGTCGACGCTCATGATGGCGGGCATCGACGAGATCCTCATCATCACGACGCCCGAGTACAACGAACAGTTCCGCGCGTTGCTCGGCGACGGCTCGCAACTCGGCATACGAATCGAGTACGCCGTGCAGCCCTCGCCCGACGGACTCGCGCAGGCATTCATCATCGGCGAGGAGTTCATCGGCGACGATTCGGTCGCGCTCGTGCTCGGCGACAACATCTTCCATGGCACCGGGCTCGGTTCGGCGCTCCGCAAGAACACCGAGATCGACGGCGCCCTCATCTTCGCGTATCAGGTCAGCGACCCGACCGCCTACGGCGTCGTCGAGTTCGACGATGAGGGCCACGCGATCTCGATCGAAGAGAAGCCCGCCGAGCCCAAGAGCAACTTCGCCGTGCCAGGCCTGTACTTCTATGACAACCGCGTCGTCGAGGTCGCCAAGACGATCCAGCCGAGCGCTCGAGGCGAGCTCGAGATCAGCTCGATCAACGACTGGTACCTGCAGGACGGTTCGCTCAACGTGCAGTCACTCGACCGCGGCACGGCTTGGCTCGATACCGGCACGTTCGAGTCGATGATGCAGGCGTCCGAGTACGTGCGCGTCATCGAAGACCGCCAGGGTTTCAAGATCGGATGCATCGAAGAGATCGCCTGGCGCGCCGGATGGATCGACGACGCACGCCTGGGCCAGCTCGCTGAGCAGTACCGCAAGAGCGGCTACGGCCGCTACCTGAGCAGACTGCTCGGGGACTGA
- a CDS encoding glycosyltransferase family 1 protein translates to MNVLRKLRSAFRVLRLEGFDGLRYRLKHKLREELVTERPPLPVKTSDALAVDWTREPSWRTRPRAGHDGPWTIAWVMSPPSENSGGHQNLFRFIDYAEKAGHRCKIYFYTSAPVVVNTVHMRAMLDASSGYPNVRAEMAMYDAEAGISDDVDAVFATSWETAYPVFLDASDAKRFYFVQDFEPAFYPVGTESLLAENTYRFGFHGITAGGWLAQKLHDEYGMPTDRFDFAVDHSLYSLTNRSRRNEVFFYARPTTARRGFELGIMALEQFAKARPDITINLAGWDVSGYDIPFAHNNLAGVEVGKLSDLYNRCAVALVVSATNMSLLPLELLAAGTTPVVNDAPNNRLVSDNPFIEYVPASPGALADRLVEVVDRADGPARSEAMAASVADLSWDDSGEQFVTAFERAMRA, encoded by the coding sequence TTGAACGTTCTGAGGAAGCTCCGATCCGCATTCCGGGTCCTGAGGCTCGAAGGCTTCGACGGCCTGCGCTACCGGCTCAAGCACAAGCTCCGCGAGGAGCTCGTGACTGAGCGACCTCCGCTGCCCGTCAAGACCTCCGATGCGCTCGCCGTCGATTGGACCCGTGAACCGTCGTGGCGGACCCGACCACGTGCGGGGCACGATGGGCCGTGGACGATCGCGTGGGTGATGTCGCCGCCGAGCGAGAACAGCGGCGGCCACCAGAACCTCTTCCGGTTCATCGACTACGCGGAGAAGGCCGGGCACCGCTGCAAGATCTACTTCTACACGAGCGCCCCGGTCGTCGTGAACACCGTGCACATGCGTGCCATGCTCGACGCCTCGAGCGGATATCCGAACGTGCGTGCCGAGATGGCGATGTACGACGCGGAGGCCGGCATCTCCGACGACGTCGACGCCGTGTTCGCGACGAGTTGGGAGACCGCCTACCCGGTGTTCCTCGACGCATCCGACGCCAAGCGCTTCTACTTCGTGCAGGACTTCGAGCCGGCGTTCTACCCGGTCGGCACCGAGTCGCTCCTCGCCGAGAACACCTACCGCTTCGGCTTCCACGGAATCACCGCGGGCGGATGGCTCGCACAGAAGCTGCACGACGAGTACGGCATGCCGACCGATCGCTTCGATTTCGCGGTCGACCACTCGCTGTACTCGCTCACCAACCGGTCGCGCCGCAACGAGGTGTTCTTCTACGCTCGGCCGACCACCGCCCGACGCGGGTTCGAGCTCGGCATCATGGCGCTTGAGCAGTTCGCGAAGGCCCGTCCCGACATCACCATCAATCTCGCGGGGTGGGATGTCTCGGGCTACGACATCCCGTTCGCCCACAACAACCTCGCCGGCGTCGAGGTGGGCAAGCTCAGCGACCTCTACAACCGATGTGCGGTCGCCCTCGTCGTGTCGGCCACGAACATGTCCCTCCTGCCGCTCGAGCTGCTCGCCGCCGGGACGACACCGGTCGTCAATGACGCCCCCAACAATCGCCTCGTGAGCGACAACCCGTTCATCGAGTACGTGCCCGCCTCGCCCGGCGCGTTGGCCGATCGACTCGTCGAGGTCGTCGACCGGGCCGACGGACCTGCCCGATCCGAGGCGATGGCGGCATCGGTCGCCGATCTCAGCTGGGATGACTCGGGCGAGCAGTTCGTCACCGCGTTCGAACGGGCGATGCGTGCCTAG